A region of Candidatus Dependentiae bacterium DNA encodes the following proteins:
- the hflX gene encoding GTPase HflX yields the protein MTREAQYNATDYPKTLLLGVQAPYNHTKSIETYFEEFVNLAKTNNIRNYETLFIKIRDIDTSYFLTKGKLNDVKEYCDKHEIEEVVFSEMLTCRQESNLSDFFDCKIFDRTQLILEIFDKAAHSAEGKTQVAIAMLQFQKTRLTGQGIHLDQQAGHRGMRGGFGETTKEKERRHIENTMLKLKRQLEALHHNREIQRKQRINNQIPHICIIGYTNAGKSTILNALTKSNVLAEDKLFATLDTTTRELYINKKKVGVLSDTVGFIQQLPPHLIAAFKSTLSELQYADLLIHVIDLSDPNWESHINVVHQILRDLDIHKEMVYAFNKIDKIPAIETLYGPVSTYQPHVLVSSLNKEGLQSLIEFIATWDSRNKNADSELTPTEQK from the coding sequence ATGACACGCGAAGCCCAATATAACGCCACTGATTACCCAAAAACCCTTCTTTTAGGCGTTCAAGCACCTTATAACCATACTAAAAGTATAGAGACCTACTTTGAAGAATTTGTCAATTTAGCAAAAACTAACAATATCAGAAATTATGAGACGCTCTTCATTAAAATAAGAGACATTGACACTTCTTACTTTTTAACCAAAGGTAAGCTTAATGACGTCAAAGAATATTGCGACAAGCATGAAATTGAAGAAGTAGTTTTCTCTGAGATGCTCACGTGCCGACAAGAATCTAATCTTAGTGATTTTTTTGACTGTAAAATTTTTGATCGCACACAACTTATTTTAGAAATCTTTGATAAAGCAGCTCATTCAGCTGAAGGCAAAACACAAGTTGCCATAGCCATGCTTCAATTCCAAAAAACTCGGTTAACAGGCCAAGGTATCCATCTTGACCAACAAGCTGGCCACCGCGGTATGCGTGGTGGGTTTGGTGAAACAACCAAAGAAAAAGAACGTCGCCATATCGAAAACACCATGCTTAAACTAAAGCGACAACTTGAAGCTCTGCATCACAATCGTGAAATACAACGAAAACAACGTATCAATAATCAGATACCTCATATATGTATTATTGGTTATACTAACGCTGGCAAGTCCACAATCCTCAATGCACTAACCAAAAGTAATGTGCTTGCTGAAGATAAATTATTTGCAACGCTTGATACAACAACACGCGAACTGTATATCAATAAGAAGAAAGTCGGTGTTCTATCAGACACTGTAGGTTTTATTCAACAATTACCTCCTCATCTCATTGCAGCTTTCAAGTCTACCTTGTCAGAACTACAATATGCTGATTTATTAATACACGTTATTGATCTTTCTGATCCAAACTGGGAATCCCATATTAACGTTGTACACCAAATTCTCAGAGATCTTGATATACACAAAGAAATGGTCTATGCCTTCAATAAGATTGATAAAATACCTGCAATTGAAACACTTTATGGACCAGTATCAACCTATCAACCTCATGTTTTAGTCTCTTCTTTAAATAAAGAAGGATTACAATCTCTTATTGAATTTATTGCCACCTGGGATTCTCGAAATAAGAACGCAGATAGTGAATTGACCCCTACAGAACAAAAGTAA
- a CDS encoding tetratricopeptide repeat protein — MKPLININRKYLVIIALTYVSCSYTDSEQEYLDLAKTYAKHNNQNKALEYYQKALTENPTNFEACFNSASIFYSQDNPTNAIIFYKKAIALNPNSPAAWFNVGMSYNQDGNTDQAMVAFKKTIELNPSHSKAHQHLASIYEKQKNIPLALVHNKISLTFDPNNVETLRKTANLLKQSDNFEEAIPLFQRALASDPKNIHTMLDLANTYNMIDDLDAALTWYQQILEINPAINEARYNYAFTLKKQGHFIQAMEIYKELIAIKPTYAQPHFSLSLAYLSLGDFEHGWQEYEWRWAAYNETPKKFNAPLWQGEDIQGKTILLYSEQGLGDTFQFIRYAKLISEQGGTVIFQAQKPLKTILSLCPYIHRVVIAGDSIPHIDYQIPLMSLPLIFKTTVDTVPAALPYLYANDTLITDWHKKLAHDTNFKIGICWQGNANYSTQFLRRTVAAKSIHVKEFAALGDIPGISLYSLQKMNGSEQLQEIRSLINIKEFDGNFDQDHGRFMDTAAVIKNLDLVITVDTSISHFAAALGCPTWILLPEPPDWRWMIDRKDTPWYPNVRLFKQPTLGDWQSVFAAVGVALEQLLTERKSMSTHS, encoded by the coding sequence ATGAAGCCTCTTATCAATATTAACCGAAAATATTTGGTCATCATTGCACTCACCTATGTCTCTTGTAGCTACACAGATTCAGAACAGGAATACCTCGATTTAGCAAAAACCTACGCCAAGCACAACAATCAAAACAAAGCTCTTGAATACTATCAAAAAGCTCTGACTGAAAATCCCACTAACTTCGAAGCTTGCTTCAATAGCGCAAGCATCTTCTACAGCCAAGACAATCCAACTAATGCCATTATATTCTATAAAAAAGCTATCGCTCTTAATCCCAACAGCCCTGCTGCCTGGTTCAATGTAGGCATGAGCTATAACCAAGACGGTAATACCGACCAAGCTATGGTTGCTTTCAAAAAAACTATTGAACTCAACCCAAGCCATAGCAAAGCTCATCAACATTTGGCCAGCATCTATGAAAAACAAAAGAACATACCATTAGCGTTAGTACACAACAAAATTTCTCTCACCTTTGATCCTAACAATGTTGAAACGCTCAGAAAAACTGCCAATCTCCTCAAACAATCTGATAATTTTGAGGAAGCCATACCACTATTTCAACGCGCGTTGGCATCTGATCCAAAGAACATTCATACCATGCTTGATTTAGCAAACACCTACAACATGATTGACGACCTTGATGCCGCACTCACGTGGTATCAACAGATATTAGAGATTAATCCGGCTATTAATGAAGCGCGCTATAACTATGCCTTTACGCTCAAAAAGCAGGGACATTTTATCCAAGCAATGGAAATTTACAAAGAATTAATCGCCATCAAGCCGACCTATGCACAACCTCATTTCAGCCTATCGCTCGCCTATTTATCACTTGGTGACTTTGAGCATGGATGGCAAGAATACGAATGGCGCTGGGCTGCTTATAATGAAACACCCAAAAAGTTTAACGCACCATTATGGCAAGGCGAAGATATTCAAGGAAAAACGATTCTCTTGTATTCAGAGCAAGGCCTGGGTGACACCTTCCAATTTATTCGCTATGCAAAACTTATCAGCGAACAAGGCGGTACGGTGATTTTTCAAGCACAAAAACCGCTAAAAACCATATTAAGCCTATGTCCTTATATTCACCGGGTTGTTATTGCTGGTGACTCTATCCCACACATTGATTATCAAATACCACTCATGAGCTTACCCCTCATTTTTAAAACAACAGTCGATACGGTGCCTGCAGCTCTTCCCTACCTCTATGCCAATGATACCCTCATCACTGACTGGCACAAAAAACTTGCTCACGACACTAACTTTAAAATCGGTATTTGCTGGCAAGGTAACGCAAACTATTCCACACAATTTTTACGGCGCACCGTTGCTGCCAAATCTATACATGTCAAAGAATTTGCAGCACTGGGCGACATTCCTGGCATTAGTCTCTATAGTCTGCAAAAAATGAATGGTTCAGAACAACTACAAGAAATACGTTCCCTTATCAACATCAAAGAATTTGACGGCAACTTTGACCAAGACCATGGACGTTTTATGGATACAGCAGCCGTTATTAAAAATTTGGATCTTGTTATCACCGTCGACACATCAATTTCCCACTTTGCTGCTGCGCTGGGGTGTCCAACATGGATATTGCTTCCTGAACCACCAGATTGGCGTTGGATGATCGATCGTAAAGACACACCATGGTATCCCAATGTACGTTTATTCAAGCAACCGACATTGGGCGATTGGCAATCGGTTTTTGCAGCAGTAGGTGTGGCGCTTGAGCAATTACTTACTGAACGAAAATCAATGAGCACTCATTCCTAA
- a CDS encoding tetratricopeptide repeat protein: MHTIKKIILTTMFSIMNCQAQESFESLFNQGTQEFQCGNHDQAIVAYKKALSYNTTCPQLYFNLGLVHLQQKCFEQAADAFKQAIDHDANYTKARYHLGTALRDQEKNQEALEQFQKTLSLDPNHYDALVGLARVLNAVSKFEESTRCFERALGLQPQNANILLEYANTLNMANQTEKALEIYYKILAILPNNSSIMYNVAYTLKKLNRIEEALPVYQRVLELDPNNSEAHFSLSLAYLITGNFEQGWPEYEWRWKRDQGSARNLSKPLWDGTPLHGKTILLHAEQGLGDSFQFIRYAKMVKERGGKIVAAVHSPLVTLFKLCPYMDTVISLNDNLPFYDVHAPLMSLPYLLKTRAETIPHDMPYLYADPALVESWKEKLSADKKFKIGICWQGNSNYSTHFLRTAVAAKSISLPTFMPLLTMPGVSTYNLQKVTGEDQLNLLPTNASLINFGDDFDTTHGRFMDTAAVMKNLDLIITVDTSIAHLAGGLGVPAWVFLPEPPDWRWMLKRTDTPWYPTMRLFRQPAAGDWDSVMQTITAELTKLMTPKQSIAEKIRDIQEEIARIEQQLNLHEHKQSFDANFTQLNQTMFALCAEHNKLKKAIQGTV; encoded by the coding sequence ATGCACACAATAAAAAAAATTATACTGACGACAATGTTTTCCATAATGAATTGCCAAGCACAAGAATCATTTGAATCACTATTCAACCAAGGCACACAAGAATTTCAATGCGGAAACCATGACCAAGCAATTGTCGCCTATAAAAAAGCATTATCCTATAACACAACCTGTCCGCAGCTTTATTTCAATCTCGGATTAGTACACCTACAACAAAAATGTTTTGAACAAGCGGCCGATGCCTTTAAGCAAGCCATTGACCACGATGCAAATTATACAAAAGCCCGTTATCACCTCGGTACCGCATTGCGCGATCAAGAGAAAAATCAGGAAGCACTAGAACAATTCCAAAAAACACTGTCGCTTGACCCAAACCATTACGATGCACTAGTTGGACTCGCACGCGTACTCAATGCAGTCAGTAAATTTGAGGAATCAACCCGCTGCTTTGAACGTGCCCTCGGCTTGCAACCACAGAATGCAAACATCCTATTGGAATATGCCAACACATTAAATATGGCCAACCAGACAGAAAAGGCGCTCGAAATCTATTATAAAATTTTGGCCATTCTTCCTAACAACAGTTCAATCATGTATAACGTCGCCTACACCTTAAAAAAACTTAATAGAATAGAAGAAGCACTTCCTGTTTATCAAAGAGTATTGGAACTTGACCCCAATAACAGTGAAGCGCATTTCAGTCTCAGCCTTGCCTATCTTATCACTGGCAACTTTGAACAAGGATGGCCTGAATACGAATGGCGTTGGAAGCGCGATCAAGGTTCTGCCCGCAATCTCAGCAAACCACTCTGGGATGGCACCCCACTCCATGGAAAAACAATTTTGCTCCATGCCGAACAAGGCCTTGGCGATAGCTTCCAATTTATTCGCTATGCCAAAATGGTAAAAGAACGTGGTGGCAAAATTGTTGCCGCTGTGCATAGCCCCTTGGTCACCTTGTTCAAGCTCTGCCCTTATATGGACACCGTGATATCACTCAATGATAATTTACCTTTCTATGATGTCCATGCACCCTTAATGTCACTCCCTTATCTTTTAAAAACAAGAGCTGAAACCATTCCTCACGACATGCCCTATTTATATGCTGATCCAGCATTGGTAGAATCCTGGAAGGAAAAACTATCTGCCGATAAGAAATTTAAAATTGGTATTTGCTGGCAAGGAAATTCAAACTACAGCACCCATTTTTTACGCACCGCCGTTGCTGCTAAATCAATCTCACTCCCAACCTTTATGCCACTGCTTACTATGCCAGGCGTCAGCACCTACAACTTGCAAAAAGTTACGGGTGAAGATCAATTAAACTTATTACCTACCAACGCATCACTTATTAATTTTGGCGATGACTTTGACACGACGCACGGACGCTTTATGGACACGGCAGCTGTCATGAAAAATCTTGATCTTATTATCACCGTTGACACCTCCATTGCGCACCTTGCTGGTGGCTTGGGCGTACCAGCATGGGTATTTCTCCCCGAACCACCAGACTGGCGCTGGATGCTCAAGCGCACGGATACACCATGGTACCCAACCATGCGTTTATTCAGACAACCTGCCGCTGGCGATTGGGACAGTGTCATGCAAACCATCACCGCAGAACTGACCAAACTCATGACGCCAAAACAATCTATTGCTGAAAAAATACGGGACATTCAAGAAGAAATAGCGCGAATTGAACAGCAACTTAATCTCCATGAACACAAACAATCTTTCGATGCAAACTTCACCCAACTCAATCAAACAATGTTTGCTTTATGTGCCGAGCACAACAAACTCAAGAAAGCCATACAAGGAACGGTATGA
- a CDS encoding tetratricopeptide repeat protein, giving the protein MINKKIMLCMSLLCAATGLQAHDIANHLAQATTLRKHGDNQKAIAQLRQALDLEPANHDATSLLVDLLDESGDYDAACTVLQQALCLAPHNVGFTHRLACLCINIGRVEEALDGFNDILNQIPHSTQTMYNSAYTLKMAGRVDEAIALYEKILMLQPDYESAEFALGHAYLYKGDFNKGWQQHEHYLKRSHKNSELLRTLLLTNQLADKIILLRPEGGLGDTLQFIRYAQLLKEKGATIIAAVQKPLVPLLTRCPYIDTVVPVQSPLPPCHEWVALMSLPAIFNSDEVTIPKNIPYLYPDPALVEQWGNFFQTNTHFKIGICWQADVFNDSSRPRVARRGMSLTHFYLLAQMPNISLYSLQQKDGTEQIQHMPAPCTLNVFDEQFDNAHGAFMDSAAVMKHLDLVITVDTAIAHLAGALGTKVWLLLPYATDWRWIVGRTDTPWYPSMRIFKQPNPFDWESVMHEVEKELKMLVEDK; this is encoded by the coding sequence ATGATCAATAAAAAAATAATGCTCTGTATGTCATTGCTCTGCGCGGCGACAGGGCTACAAGCGCATGATATAGCCAATCACCTTGCACAAGCAACCACGCTGAGAAAGCACGGCGATAATCAGAAGGCAATTGCACAACTCAGACAGGCTCTGGATCTTGAGCCTGCCAATCATGATGCAACATCCTTGTTGGTAGACTTGTTAGACGAATCGGGTGATTACGATGCTGCATGCACGGTGCTCCAGCAAGCGCTGTGCCTGGCTCCTCACAACGTAGGGTTCACGCACCGACTTGCTTGCCTGTGCATCAATATTGGCCGTGTTGAAGAAGCTCTGGATGGCTTTAACGACATTCTTAATCAGATCCCCCATAGTACACAAACCATGTACAATAGTGCCTATACACTCAAAATGGCCGGCCGTGTTGATGAGGCAATAGCGCTGTATGAAAAAATACTTATGCTACAGCCTGACTATGAATCGGCAGAATTTGCACTCGGCCATGCCTATTTATATAAAGGTGATTTTAACAAAGGCTGGCAACAGCATGAACACTATTTAAAACGATCCCATAAGAACTCTGAACTGTTACGCACATTATTACTCACCAATCAACTCGCCGACAAAATTATTTTATTGCGTCCTGAAGGGGGGCTTGGTGACACACTCCAATTTATCCGCTATGCACAACTATTAAAAGAAAAAGGTGCCACCATTATTGCAGCAGTACAAAAACCACTCGTGCCATTATTGACACGATGTCCCTATATTGACACAGTAGTGCCAGTGCAAAGCCCACTACCTCCTTGTCACGAGTGGGTAGCACTTATGAGTCTCCCGGCAATTTTTAATTCAGACGAAGTCACCATACCCAAAAATATTCCCTACCTTTACCCAGACCCTGCGCTCGTAGAACAATGGGGAAATTTTTTTCAAACAAATACCCACTTTAAAATTGGCATCTGCTGGCAGGCTGATGTATTTAATGATTCTTCTCGTCCACGCGTTGCACGACGTGGCATGTCATTAACGCATTTTTATCTTCTGGCACAGATGCCCAACATCAGCCTCTATAGTCTGCAGCAAAAAGATGGCACCGAACAAATTCAACACATGCCAGCACCATGCACGCTCAATGTCTTTGACGAACAATTTGATAACGCCCACGGTGCTTTTATGGATAGCGCTGCGGTCATGAAGCATTTGGATTTGGTCATTACGGTCGATACGGCCATCGCACATCTTGCTGGTGCACTGGGCACCAAGGTATGGCTCTTGCTCCCCTATGCTACTGACTGGCGCTGGATTGTTGGTCGTACTGACACACCATGGTATCCAAGCATGCGTATCTTCAAGCAGCCTAACCCATTCGATTGGGAATCAGTGATGCATGAGGTTGAAAAAGAACTGAAAATGTTGGTAGAGGACAAATAA